The segment GATTGCCAAATACACCCAGCAGCAACCCAAAAAACAAAAGATGACCCGTGAACAACTTATTGGCGTGCTGAGCAGCAGCGCCAACCTCATGGAAGAACGGGACGACATTACTGATTACATCAATACTTTGGAAGTTGGCAAACCACTCAACGAGCAACAAATAAAAGATGATTACCAGAAATTTAAAGAGGAAAAAATTGCCAAAAAATTATCGGAAATTGCACAAAAACATGGCTTATCGACATTGGCACTGCAGCAATTTACCGACAATATCATTAGCCGAATGATTTTTGATGCCGAAAAATTGAGCGAACTTTTTGAAGCCCTTGACCTGGGCTGGAAAGAACGCACTAAACGAGAACTGGCTCTGATGCAGGAGCTCATTCCTGTTTTAAAAAAGAAAGCCGAAGGACGGGAAATATCAGGACTGAAAGCGTATGAGTAATAATTCAAAATGAAGGCAACATGACTGAAAGC is part of the Sphingobacteriales bacterium genome and harbors:
- a CDS encoding type I restriction endonuclease subunit R, translating into KEVQRLKTQLDQYTDLNEEQKAKIEELMPEEQLRSFRSSYLEIARQLKEIQQKEGDNAPENIQQLDFEFVLFASALVDYDYIMNLIAKYTQQQPKKQKMTREQLIGVLSSSANLMEERDDITDYINTLEVGKPLNEQQIKDDYQKFKEEKIAKKLSEIAQKHGLSTLALQQFTDNIISRMIFDAEKLSELFEALDLGWKERTKRELALMQELIPVLKKKAEGREISGLKAYE